Proteins co-encoded in one Ictalurus punctatus breed USDA103 chromosome 18, Coco_2.0, whole genome shotgun sequence genomic window:
- the LOC128635337 gene encoding vitelline membrane outer layer protein 1 — protein MYFVLTVVLPLLMLSFGECASVNDTQSKIASPYPSTISVLNGQRWGTWGTAVKCPSGTYATGFSLKVETNQWSGDDTALNGIALQCSKPIGLTGYVGPYTTIRTDEGSWGTWTQNIWCPSGVLKSFQLRVESNQGVFDDTAANNIRFTCTRGNVLEGSGMSWGSWGTWSSVCGGTGICGLQTKVEPRQGIWDDTSLNDVRFYCCS, from the exons ATGTATTTTGTGCTTACTGTTGTTTTGCCTCTGCTCATGCTTTCCTTCGGGGAGTGTGCAAGTGTCAACGACACACAAAGCAAAATTGCCTCCCCGTATCCCAGTACGATTTCTGTGTTGAATGGACAGAGATGGGGAACATGGGGAACTGCAGTGAAGTGTCCTTCAGGCACATACGCTACGGGCTTTAGCCTCAAG gttgaGACAAATCAGTGGTCTGGAGATGACACAGCCCTAAATGGAATTGCCCTTCAGTGCTCTAAACCGATCGGGCTTACTGGTTATGTCGGGCCCTACACAACCATCAGGACTGATGAAGGAAG TTGGGGAACCTGGACACAGAACATCTGGTGCCCCAGTGGAGTACTCAAATCTTTCCAGCTACGAGTGGAGAGTAATCAGGGAGTGTTTGATGACACCGCTGCTAACAACATAAG GTTCACGTGCACCAGAGGCAATGTGTTGGAAGGCAGTGGAATGAGCTGGGGTAGCTGGGGTACCTGGAGCTCAGTTTGTGGTGGAACTGGGATTTGTGGGCTCCAAACGAAAGTGGAGCCACGTCAGGGCATATGGGATGATACATCTCTCAACGATGTCCGCTTCTATTGCTGCAGCTAA